Proteins encoded within one genomic window of Amycolatopsis nigrescens CSC17Ta-90:
- a CDS encoding septum formation family protein, which produces MSDEPGRFRTAKHTLRTRLVMAGVFVGALLALGLSVTFSWSNDVKGGGGGGKAEMSKAAKEAFHSPTGSCLTWAQPDAGDIHKVSCAEPHLSEVTGVVDIADRYPPGAPSPDLQLWREIANERCTDGTEAYLGKPLDPEGKLTISALRPGDDEWAAGDRQLRCVLQWAGPGGKLQTLTGPAAEQPQSNVWPTGSCLALTGKVPGDPIDCAQPHAYEMVAELDLKEKFSDYPDEDEQKAYLDTECNKALEEYTGGTDLAAQKVILAWDLRSQESWDAGSTTVNCKVGAKLEDGSGLAPVTGSVKKAPDPTSAPMESGTDQSSPAPSSSSSGG; this is translated from the coding sequence ATGTCCGACGAGCCAGGGCGGTTCCGCACCGCCAAGCACACGCTGCGTACCCGGCTGGTGATGGCCGGTGTTTTCGTGGGCGCGTTGCTGGCTCTCGGGCTGAGCGTCACCTTCTCCTGGAGCAATGACGTCAAGGGCGGCGGAGGCGGCGGCAAGGCCGAGATGTCGAAGGCCGCGAAGGAGGCCTTCCACTCGCCCACCGGCAGCTGCCTGACCTGGGCCCAGCCGGACGCCGGCGACATCCACAAGGTGTCCTGCGCCGAGCCGCACCTGTCCGAGGTGACCGGGGTGGTGGACATCGCGGACCGGTATCCGCCGGGTGCGCCCTCGCCGGATCTCCAGCTCTGGCGGGAGATCGCCAACGAACGCTGCACCGACGGCACCGAGGCCTACCTCGGCAAACCGCTGGACCCCGAGGGCAAGCTCACCATCAGCGCGCTCCGCCCCGGCGACGACGAATGGGCCGCCGGCGACCGCCAGCTGCGCTGCGTGCTGCAGTGGGCCGGGCCCGGCGGGAAGCTGCAGACGCTGACCGGGCCGGCCGCGGAACAGCCGCAGTCGAACGTCTGGCCCACCGGGAGCTGCCTGGCGCTGACCGGCAAGGTGCCGGGCGACCCGATCGACTGCGCCCAGCCGCACGCCTACGAGATGGTCGCCGAACTGGATCTGAAGGAGAAGTTCTCCGACTATCCGGACGAGGACGAGCAGAAGGCGTACCTGGACACCGAGTGCAACAAGGCACTTGAGGAATACACCGGCGGCACCGACCTCGCCGCGCAGAAGGTGATCCTGGCCTGGGATCTGCGCTCGCAGGAGAGCTGGGACGCCGGTTCGACCACGGTGAACTGCAAGGTCGGCGCGAAACTGGAGGACGGCAGCGGGCTCGCCCCGGTGACCGGCAGCGTGAAGAAGGCGCCGGACCCGACATCCGCCCCGATGGAGTCGGGCACCGACCAGTCGTCTCCAGCACCGTCCAGCAGTTCGAGCGGCGGATAG
- a CDS encoding metallopeptidase family protein has protein sequence MPVEMTSTRFDELVSDALDQLPPEFAEAMDNVVVLVEPYNEEAPDILGLYHGIALTERTSDYGGVLPDRISIYREPLLQMCEDEEHVVEEVLVTVVHEVAHHFGIDDDRLHELGWG, from the coding sequence ATGCCGGTTGAGATGACGTCGACCCGGTTCGACGAGCTGGTCTCCGACGCGCTCGACCAGCTGCCGCCGGAGTTCGCCGAGGCGATGGACAACGTGGTCGTGCTGGTCGAGCCGTACAACGAGGAGGCGCCGGACATCCTGGGCCTCTACCACGGCATTGCGCTGACCGAGCGCACCTCGGACTACGGCGGGGTGCTGCCGGACCGGATCTCCATCTACCGCGAGCCGCTGCTTCAGATGTGCGAGGACGAGGAGCACGTGGTGGAGGAGGTGCTGGTGACCGTGGTGCACGAGGTCGCGCACCATTTCGGCATCGACGACGACCGGCTGCACGAACTCGGCTGGGGCTGA
- a CDS encoding MFS transporter has protein sequence MNPARKSARGERRLNWLLASSAVSNLGDGIGKVAFPLLAATLTRDPLLIAGLSAAQFVPWLLFALLTGAMLDRVDRRRAVLVANLVRAVVVGATGLLVLTGSASIWLVYLAALLIGTAETVADSAANVLIPSVVERSRLDAANSKLQGCEIVGQTFLGGPIGSVTFAVFAAMPFLLNSVGFAVAAALLLGMAGSYRPRRPAGEPVRLRTELAGGLRWLRHNPLLVRLVLIAALVSLTTELAQAQLVLYALEDLRLSPAAFGLLALAGGLGGLAGAAVAPALIRACGRHRVLAGGVLAGGLAFTAMGLCRVASVSAALFGLFAAAVVAVNVVLGSARHSLVPGELLGRVLGVWRTAVWGAIPVGALLGGLLTRWLGGPASTFLTSGLLQLALAGFAWYSLRGFSLESPPVPARREPAAQAAPVARYSDRSG, from the coding sequence ATGAACCCAGCGAGGAAGTCGGCGCGCGGCGAACGCCGGCTGAACTGGCTGCTCGCCTCCAGCGCGGTGTCCAACCTCGGCGACGGCATCGGCAAGGTCGCCTTCCCGCTGCTGGCCGCCACGCTCACCCGCGACCCGCTGCTGATCGCCGGCCTGTCCGCCGCCCAGTTCGTGCCCTGGCTGCTGTTCGCCCTGCTGACCGGGGCGATGCTGGACCGGGTGGACCGCCGCCGGGCGGTGCTGGTGGCCAACCTGGTGCGGGCGGTGGTGGTCGGCGCCACCGGGTTGCTGGTGCTGACCGGCTCCGCGTCTATCTGGCTGGTGTACCTGGCGGCGCTGCTGATCGGCACCGCGGAGACGGTGGCGGACAGCGCGGCGAACGTGCTGATCCCGTCGGTGGTCGAGCGGAGCAGGCTGGACGCGGCGAACAGCAAGCTCCAGGGGTGCGAGATCGTCGGCCAGACCTTTCTCGGCGGCCCGATCGGCAGTGTCACCTTCGCCGTGTTCGCCGCCATGCCCTTCCTGTTGAACTCGGTCGGGTTCGCCGTCGCGGCCGCGCTGCTGCTGGGCATGGCGGGCAGCTACCGGCCGCGGCGGCCCGCCGGGGAGCCGGTGCGGCTGCGCACCGAACTGGCCGGCGGGCTGCGCTGGCTGCGGCACAACCCGTTGCTGGTCCGGCTGGTGCTGATCGCCGCGCTGGTCAGCCTGACCACCGAGCTGGCCCAGGCCCAGCTGGTGCTGTACGCGTTGGAGGACCTGCGGCTGAGCCCCGCGGCGTTCGGCCTGCTGGCGCTGGCCGGCGGGCTCGGCGGGCTGGCCGGTGCCGCGGTGGCCCCGGCGCTGATCCGGGCGTGCGGCCGCCATCGCGTGCTGGCCGGCGGGGTGCTGGCGGGTGGGCTGGCGTTCACCGCGATGGGGTTGTGCCGGGTGGCGTCGGTGTCCGCCGCGCTGTTCGGGCTGTTCGCGGCCGCGGTGGTGGCGGTGAACGTGGTGCTCGGTTCGGCGAGGCATTCGCTGGTGCCCGGTGAGCTGCTCGGCAGGGTGCTCGGGGTGTGGCGCACCGCGGTCTGGGGCGCGATCCCGGTCGGGGCGCTGCTCGGCGGCCTGCTCACCCGGTGGCTCGGCGGCCCGGCGTCGACCTTCCTGACCTCCGGTCTGCTTCAGCTGGCGCTGGCCGGTTTCGCCTGGTACTCGCTGCGCGGCTTCTCCTTGGAGAGCCCGCCGGTGCCGGCGCGGCGGGAGCCGGCGGCGCAGGCGGCACCGGTGGCGCGGTACTCGGACCGCTCCGGGTAG